A stretch of Gallaecimonas pentaromativorans DNA encodes these proteins:
- a CDS encoding MlaD family protein codes for MKKTAVNVMDKPEIRKVRRVSLVWVVPLLAIALASYLIYQQFVERGLLLTLSFPEAKGLVPGKTELRYQGFKVGVVSRLSFNAKTGEFTAHINAMRDVEPLLKENTQFWLVKPTASLLGVSGLDTLLSGNYIAMLPGDGKPQRDFVARHTPPPEPVPEGVFMVELALRNLGSLTDGSPVYYRRVPIGEVHSYRLDKEAGAVVLQLTFDENYADLVKRDSRFKDVSGLKIQAGLNGVKVDSQGLVSMLSGGLQMDSPDDSPAATYGQRFVLDQERRFNHQVHLNFDEQVYLPKGTPIIAHQQVVGEVMDSNDSGVLLGFNEQPVNPFYAWIAQRSLKDLQVATLLHPQYIRLLQGVDGRHILHNEPPLPSNSDSELLIKISSDHKLADGTPIQYKGFTVGEVIYSHLEGDKVIAETSIQQAYRQLVRRDSRFESAEPLQVDASFQKFKLKTAPLETWWQGAVNILPGKGEEASYDSLFVLDQQSAVPMQHLTLHVSPPHSLPAGTPVRRNGFTIGEVQSSTLEKGGKEAQIKVVIRKDITLSATNRFYWQPPIAMKADLKGVRVSIPDLASAVAGSIELVDAKDAGSKEDRTRIFANKDSALAVGPDITLLVPALTEITPDAPVKYLGYPVGKVVNLDDNDQGRVLTIRFDSNLAERFARHGSQFSLVRPQLSLGGVDHLDALLGPYIAVMPAKDKSARQETAFTLSPTLYPHKEVVVAATSAAGLTPGAPVWYRDLPVGEILSLKLMPTGDGVFIRLAIRDEAAQWVTSNSRFWVRAGFKASFGFLDGFKFNTDSLQAIAQGGIQFATFGGGQPVDKPMPLQSDAPEHWEQWSPELPRPQS; via the coding sequence ATGAAAAAAACCGCCGTCAACGTGATGGATAAACCCGAGATCCGCAAGGTGCGGCGTGTGTCTTTGGTATGGGTAGTGCCGCTGCTGGCCATTGCCCTGGCCAGCTATTTGATTTATCAGCAGTTTGTTGAACGCGGCCTGCTGCTCACCCTCAGCTTCCCCGAGGCCAAGGGCCTGGTGCCCGGCAAAACCGAACTGCGCTACCAGGGTTTTAAAGTGGGGGTGGTCAGCCGTTTGAGCTTCAATGCCAAAACCGGCGAATTTACCGCCCACATCAACGCCATGCGCGATGTGGAACCGCTTTTAAAGGAAAACACCCAGTTCTGGCTGGTTAAACCCACGGCCAGCCTGTTGGGGGTATCGGGCCTCGATACCCTGCTCTCTGGTAACTACATCGCCATGCTGCCCGGTGACGGCAAGCCCCAGCGGGATTTTGTTGCCCGCCATACCCCGCCGCCCGAACCGGTGCCAGAAGGGGTGTTCATGGTGGAGCTGGCGCTGCGTAACTTAGGATCCTTGACCGATGGCTCCCCGGTTTATTACCGGCGCGTGCCCATAGGTGAGGTGCACAGCTACCGCCTGGATAAAGAAGCCGGCGCCGTGGTGTTGCAGCTCACCTTCGATGAAAACTATGCCGATCTGGTGAAAAGGGACAGCCGTTTTAAGGATGTATCCGGCCTTAAAATTCAGGCCGGCCTTAACGGCGTGAAAGTCGACAGCCAGGGCCTGGTGTCCATGCTAAGCGGCGGGCTGCAGATGGACTCCCCCGACGACTCCCCGGCCGCCACGTACGGCCAGCGCTTTGTGCTGGACCAGGAGCGGCGCTTTAACCACCAAGTGCACCTTAATTTTGACGAGCAGGTGTACCTGCCCAAAGGCACTCCCATCATTGCCCACCAGCAAGTGGTGGGTGAAGTGATGGACAGCAACGACTCCGGAGTGTTGCTGGGCTTTAACGAGCAGCCGGTCAATCCCTTCTACGCCTGGATAGCCCAGCGCAGCCTCAAAGATTTACAGGTCGCCACCCTGTTACATCCACAGTACATTCGCCTGCTACAAGGAGTGGATGGTCGCCATATCCTCCACAACGAACCGCCGCTACCCAGCAACAGTGATAGCGAGCTTTTGATTAAAATCAGCAGCGACCACAAACTGGCCGATGGCACGCCCATTCAGTACAAAGGCTTTACAGTAGGTGAAGTGATTTACTCGCACCTTGAGGGTGATAAAGTCATTGCCGAAACCAGCATTCAGCAGGCCTACCGGCAGCTGGTACGCCGCGACAGCCGCTTTGAATCCGCTGAGCCCTTGCAAGTGGACGCCAGTTTTCAGAAGTTCAAACTGAAAACCGCTCCTCTTGAAACCTGGTGGCAAGGGGCCGTTAACATTCTGCCCGGTAAAGGTGAAGAGGCCTCCTACGACAGCCTTTTTGTGTTGGACCAGCAAAGCGCCGTACCGATGCAGCACTTGACGCTGCATGTCTCGCCGCCTCACTCCCTGCCCGCTGGCACCCCGGTGCGCCGCAACGGCTTTACCATAGGGGAAGTGCAAAGCAGCACCCTGGAAAAAGGCGGCAAGGAAGCGCAGATCAAGGTGGTCATCCGTAAGGACATTACCCTGAGTGCCACTAATCGCTTTTATTGGCAGCCTCCTATCGCCATGAAGGCCGATCTTAAAGGCGTGCGAGTCAGCATTCCTGACCTTGCCTCGGCCGTTGCTGGCAGCATTGAGCTGGTGGATGCCAAAGACGCGGGCAGCAAGGAAGATCGCACCCGCATCTTTGCCAACAAAGACAGCGCCCTGGCCGTTGGCCCCGATATAACCCTGTTGGTACCGGCCCTTACCGAGATAACCCCGGATGCACCGGTCAAATACCTCGGTTACCCGGTGGGCAAAGTGGTCAACCTCGATGACAACGACCAAGGCCGGGTGCTGACCATCCGCTTTGACAGCAATCTGGCCGAACGCTTTGCCCGCCACGGCAGCCAGTTCAGCTTGGTGCGCCCGCAGCTATCCCTTGGCGGGGTCGACCATCTTGATGCCCTGCTTGGCCCTTATATCGCCGTGATGCCGGCCAAGGACAAGAGCGCTAGGCAAGAGACCGCCTTTACCCTCTCCCCCACTCTCTATCCCCACAAGGAAGTGGTAGTGGCTGCCACCAGCGCCGCCGGGCTCACACCCGGTGCACCGGTGTGGTACCGGGATCTGCCGGTAGGCGAGATCTTGAGCCTCAAACTGATGCCGACCGGCGATGGGGTCTTTATTCGCCTTGCCATCCGCGATGAGGCGGCCCAGTGGGTCACCAGCAACAGCCGTTTCTGGGTGAGAGCCGGCTTCAAAGCCAGCTTTGGCTTCCTGGACGGCTTTAAATTCAACACCGACAGCCTGCAAGCCATCGCCCAGGGCGGCATTCAATTTGCCACCTTTGGCGGCGGCCAGCCGGTTGACAAACCCATGCCGCTGCAAAGCGACGCCCCGGAGCACTGGGAGCAATGGTCGCCGGAGCTGCCGCGTCCCCAAAGCTAA